Part of the Flavobacteriales bacterium genome is shown below.
ATTGAGTACAAACGTGTGTGGAACGGTATTCACGTTCATCACACGCTTAAAGTCGCCATTGGGATCCATGTAAACCTCGTAATCCCAATCCTTTCCGTTGACGAACGGAGCCACTTTGGCCGTGTTCCGCGCATCATCAATGGAAATGGCAATGAGCTTCACACCCGTTTCTTCCTGCCAATCTTCATACACATCGGCAATGGTGTTCAATTCGAGAACACACGGTTTGCACCACGTGGCCCAGAAACTGATGACGATAGGCTTTCCATCGTTATCAAAATCCTTGGTGTCGAAGCTTTTGCCTTCGAGCGTTTTGACCACGGCTGAGGGAAGGTCCCAGTTCTTTTTGGCCACTTGGGCCTGTGTTGCAACACAGGTGAGGAGAATGGAAAGGGTGAGAAGTGCGTGTTTCATGGTTCAATATTAGTTCTAAAAATCCGAAGGCCACAGATCAAATACCGTTCCGTACTTGACCGTGGCCTCCGAATATGAAGCAGATCTTATTTCTGTACTGAAAGCATACGTGTTGCTCTTCCGTTTTCAAGTTCTATGCTCACGGTGTACAATCCGCTTGCAAGTTGATCGGTGTTCAGCACCAAGTTGTTCGTTCCTACATTCAGATTGCCGATGTTGTGGCTGTAAACAACGGCTCCCAATGCGTTGAAAATGCGCACTGTACCTCTGTCGGCAGCATTCATTTCCATGCGCAATGTGGTGTTGTTGGATGTCGGGTTCGGATAAAGGATCATGCCATCAACATTGCTTGGAAGCTCTGCGATTCCCTGAACGAAAGGAACTTTTTTGAAAGCTGCCTGAATCACCTCCTTGGTGCTGTTGTTCTGAACGAACGCCACTACAATCACACCATTCAATGATTCCCATAGATCGTAGCTGCCCTGAGATGGGTCGCCAGATGGAGTTTCTGTGAACGTGTAGCTCTTGCTGACGCTTTGCGCGGCACCTGCAGTGAGGGAACTGAGGGTTGTTCCGCTTGCACTTGGCAGCATCTTGCGCTCAGCAAAATGATACTCGTCCTGCGATGTGGTGGAGGCAACGTAATCGTAGTACTCCTCAACTGCAACGATGTGCAATTTGTGCGTTCCGCTGAAATTGGCGTATGGTGTCACTTCCACATCAGCCGTGATCTCCATTCCGTTTCGGGTCACATCCAGGTTGATGTCCATGAAGGCGGCTTTCGCAGCAGCGTCATTCAACTCGGCAGCATTGCCATAGATCATCTCAGAACCATCCAACCAAGGAGAAGGAATA
Proteins encoded:
- a CDS encoding redoxin domain-containing protein, with the protein product MKHALLTLSILLTCVATQAQVAKKNWDLPSAVVKTLEGKSFDTKDFDNDGKPIVISFWATWCKPCVLELNTIADVYEDWQEETGVKLIAISIDDARNTAKVAPFVNGKDWDYEVYMDPNGDFKRVMNVNTVPHTFVLNGDKQVVWSHNAYVVGDEEHLYEVVKENAGK